In Anopheles gambiae chromosome 2, idAnoGambNW_F1_1, whole genome shotgun sequence, a single window of DNA contains:
- the LOC11176108 gene encoding ataxin-2 homolog isoform X5, whose amino-acid sequence MSRRNKTRPGPARSQRQRSIQAEGIYNNAPFMHAATSHVGNLVQIQTPAGHTYEGVFRTFSSQFQVVLEMAHRVEIGPDQKPKINVDTFVDRLIFKPHDIVTIVAKDVDPEDATRDTFKTDTAISRCNGTNWLEDRVLEPWDESGDLNGESLEQSLELDSNADGWDVNDMFLKNEQVYGVQSTFDQSLSGYTVQIQKKDSEEFKVQEQEAEKIANEIENNPVYKERIDIENGDEEAAFAAVIRPNSNNSPQPAAGGVADKNSNSVSSSSSSTSSSSGNSSNAANSNSNGNNNLASNTNNSTNNNSSSNSSSSSSTGQAMPSSTKYVVPAKRKPGQAGKLVRSTPPPLANSNNNNGGPPVVTTQQQQQQQQVQVQQQQQPPSPQAPHKNSYGQMMSQQQQQQQPPPGSQQHGGGAGGGGMGHPQYGMHPNQSPYGHVPHQQQQQQPPPQHGQPPVMNSNKMNGDGRGDMGGVPPGGGGSGNMNVNSNQKPLPQRGVRQYANAPAPMTYSEPPPSLNPQQMGGQMQPMSTKPPMHLAHPHHAVVPPHLPPPTVVPAEHVVMQQHSMAMPPPVQQQQPPPPQQQQQQAQVQAPPPQPQRTVVVRNRDMEIDNLRKFNQDFKLAPPQQQPPMPNVHQQPPPPAPQQQQQQQQQQGPPSHNVVVQQAPPPQQQPDHSTPPSLDSSPPLVNSQQQGKMVVPSPHSEPPPQQAPLNQQQNQASQTASGMVVVPAQLASQSPHLVQQPPPPVVQQPPPQQGQQPPVVVGGGSPPQAQQQQPNHVTPTGAPATGPGSQNAAAGSTVPSGGAPNGNANGVGTPDGTSANGNASGEPKPGTATKKVFTLNPAAKPFTPRSPSTPNPSRHTSSSPHTPQTPGPAAITQGSYQQSPHVIPQQFVTYVVNPSSFQTAQQHQQVAQQTRIRNGRQVPVGASQMQVAAATGQPLLAPNPLQIMSPYGPAIHAQPFQAAPPFHQPYRFYETPQPGQIQYLAATPPSTTPSPGQPHQQYHPGPQPSPAGGGPPTYQTVHHQQPTPYPIPVPIVQQQVVPTLYQNMQSAPQQNHHQQNLHVMHVAQHPSAQ is encoded by the exons ATGAGCCGGCGCAACAAAACTCGCCCAGGGCCGGCCAG GTCCCAGCGGCAACGTTCGATTCAAGCCGAAGGCATTTACAACAATGCACCGTTCATGCATGCAGCCACATCACACGTAGGCAATCTCGTCCAGATCCAGACGCCAGCCGGCCACACATACGAAGGAGTGTTCAGAACATTTTCCTCACAGTTTCAG GTTGTGCTGGAAATGGCACATCGCGTTGAGATTGGTCCCGATCAGAAGCCAAAAATTAACGTCGACACGTTCGTGGACCGACTGATTTTCAAACCGCACGATATCGTAACGATCGTGGCAAAGGACGTCGATCCGGAGGACGCTACGAGGGATACGTTCAAAACCGATACGGCAATTTCGCGTTGCAACGGCACGAACTGGTTGGAGGATCGCGTGCTGGAACCGTGGGACGAAAGCGGCGACCTGAACGGTGAATCGCTCGAGCAGAGCCTCGAGCTCGACTCGAACGCGGATGGGTGGGATGTGAATGATATGTTCCTGAAGAACGAACAGGTGTACGGCGTGCAATCGACGTTCGACCAGTCCCTGTCCGGCTACACGGTGCAGATTCAGAAGAAAGACAGCGAAGAGTTTAAGGTGCAGGAGCAGGAGGCGGAAAAGATCGCCAACGAGATAGAGAACAACCCGGTGTACAAGGAGCGCATCGATATCGAGAACGGTGACGAGGAGGCCGCCTTTGCCGCCGTCATCCGCccgaacagcaacaacagcccgCAGCCCGCCGCCGGCGGCGTTGCGGATAAGAACTCGAAcagcgtcagcagcagcagcagtagcactaGTAGTAGCAGCGGCAACAGTAGTAACGCAGCGAACAGTAATAGTAACGGAAACAATAACCTAGCGAGCAATACGAACAATTcgaccaacaacaacagcagcagcaacagcagcagcagcagtagcacggGTCAGGCGATGCCCTCGAGCACGAAGTACGTCGTGCCGGCCAAGCGCAAACCCGGCCAGGCTGGCAAGCTGGTGCGAAGCACCCCTCCTCCCTTGGCCaacagtaataataataacggaGGCCCACCAGTAGTGacgacacagcagcagcagcagcagcagcaggtgcaggtgcagcaacaacagcagccacCAAGCCCGCAGGCTCCGCACAAAAACAGTTACGGACAGATGAtgtcccagcagcagcagcagcagcagcctccgCCAGGCAGTCAGCAACACGGAGGCGGTGCTGGTGGAGGTGGTATGGGTCATCCGCAGTACGGAATGCACCCGAACCAATCGCCTTACGGGCACGTgccgcaccagcagcaacagcagcagcctccGCCGCAGCACGGCCAGCCGCCGGTAATGAACTCGAATAAGATGAACGGCGACGGGCGGGGCGATATGGGCGGTGTCCCacccggcggtggtggtagtggcaaTATGAATGTAAATAGCAACCAAAAGCCTCTTCCACAGCGGGGAGTTCGCCAGTACGCGAACGCACCGGCACCGATGACGTACAGTGAGCCGCCGCCATCGCTTAACCCGCAGCAAATGGGTGGCCAGATGCAGCCCATGTCTACGAAGCCCCCGATGCACCTGGCGCATCCGCATCACGCCGTTGTGCCGCCGCACCTGCCGCCACCAACGGTGGTGCCGGCCGAGCACGTCGTGATGCAGCAGCATTCGATGGCGATGCCGCCGcccgttcagcagcagcagccaccgccgccccaacagcagcagcagcaggctcaGGTGCAGGCGCCACCGCCCCAACCCCAGCGCACGGTTGTCGTCCGAAATCGGGACATGGAAATCGACAATCTGCGCAAATTCAACCAAGACTTCAAACTGGCCCCTCCGCAGCAACAACCGCCTATGCCAAATGTTCACCAGCAGCCGCCTCCTCCggcgccgcagcagcagcagcagcaacagcagcagcaaggacCACCCTCGCACAACGTCGTGGTGCAGCAGGCGCCACCTCCCCAGCAGCAACCCGACCACTCGACGCCACCGTCGCTGGACAGTTCGCCCCCGCTGGTCAACAGTCAGCAGCAGGGCAAGATGGTGGTACCATCGCCCCACAGCGAGCCACCGCCCCAGCAGGCGCCACTGAATCAGCAGCAAAATCAAGCCTCCCAGACCGCCTCGGGTATGGTGGTTGTGCCGGCCCAGCTGGCCTCCCAATCGCCGCACCTtgtgcagcagccgccgccaccggTCGTGCAGCAACCGCCACCGCAGCAAGGCCAACAGCCGCCAGTAGTGGTCGGCGGCGGCTCGCCGCCCcaggcccagcagcagcaaccgaatCACGTCACCCCTACCGGTGCCCCTGCAACCGGCCCTGGCAGTCAAAATGCGGCCGCTGGCAGCACCGTTCCGTCGGGCGGTGCACCGAACGGCAATGCGAACGGTGTCGGTACTCCGGACGGAACGTCCGCGAACGGAAATGCGAGCGGGGAGCCGAAACCAGGCACAGCCACTAAGAAAGTGTTCACGTTGAACCCGGCGGCGAAACCGTTTACGCCGCGCAGTCCAAGCACTCCCAATCCGTCACG TCACACGTCTTCTAGCCCGCACACACCACAAACGCCGGGCCCGGCTGCGATAACCCAGGGCTCGTACCAGCAGTCACCGCACGTCATTCCGCAACAGTTCGTGACGTACGTGGTGAATCCGTCCTCATTCCAAACcgcccagcagcaccagcaagtGGCCCAACAGACGCGCATCCGCAATGGCCGACAAG TTCCAGTCGGTGCATCGCAGATGCAGGTAGCGGCCGCAACTGGGCAGCCACTGCTGGCGCCTAACCCGCTGCAAATAATGTCTCCGTACGGGCCGGCGATCCACGCGCAACCCTTCCAGGCGGCGCCACCGTTCCATCAGCCGTACCGCTTCTACGAAACGCCCCAGCCGGGCCAGATCCAGTATCTGGCCGCGACCCCGCCATCCACGACGCCCTCGCCCGGCCAGCCGCACCAGCAGTACCATCCGGGTCCGCAGCCTTCGCCGGCTGGCGGTGGCCCACCGACCTACCAGACGGTGCACCATCAGCAACCGACACCGTACCCGATCCCGGTCCCCATCGTACAGCAGCAGGTAGTGCCGACGCTCTACCAAAATATGCAGTCCGCACCGCAACagaaccaccaccagcagaacCTGCACGTGATGCACGTGGCCCAGCACCCGTCGGCACAGTAG
- the LOC11176108 gene encoding ataxin-2 homolog isoform X4: MSRRNKTRPGPARSQRQRSIQAEGIYNNAPFMHAATSHVGNLVQIQTPAGHTYEGVFRTFSSQFQVVLEMAHRVEIGPDQKPKINVDTFVDRLIFKPHDIVTIVAKDVDPEDATRDTFKTDTAISRCNGTNWLEDRVLEPWDESGDLNGESLEQSLELDSNADGWDVNDMFLKNEQVYGVQSTFDQSLSGYTVQIQKKDSEEFKVQEQEAEKIANEIENNPVYKERIDIENGDEEAAFAAVIRPNSNNSPQPAAGGVADKNSNSVSSSSSSTSSSSGNSSNAANSNSNGNNNLASNTNNSTNNNSSSNSSSSSSTGQAMPSSTKYVVPAKRKPGQAGKLVRSTPPPLANSNNNNGGPPVVTTQQQQQQQQVQVQQQQQPPSPQAPHKNSYGQMMSQQQQQQQPPPGSQQHGGGAGGGGMGHPQYGMHPNQSPYGHVPHQQQQQQPPPQHGQPPVMNSNKMNGDGRGDMGGVPPGGGGSGNMNVNSNQKPLPQRGVRQYANAPAPMTYSEPPPSLNPQQMGGQMQPMSTKPPMHLAHPHHAVVPPHLPPPTVVPAEHVVMQQHSMAMPPPVQQQQPPPPQQQQQQAQVQAPPPQPQRTVVVRNRDMEIDNLRKFNQDFKLAPPQQQPPMPNVHQQPPPPAPQQQQQQQQQQGPPSHNVVVQQAPPPQQQPDHSTPPSLDSSPPLVNSQQQGKMVVPSPHSEPPPQQAPLNQQQNQASQTASGMVVVPAQLASQSPHLVQQPPPPVVQQPPPQQGQQPPVVVGGGSPPQAQQQQPNHVTPTGAPATGPGSQNAAAGSTVPSGGAPNGNANGVGTPDGTSANGNASGEPKPGTATKKVFTLNPAAKPFTPRSPSTPNPSRPHTPQTPGPAAITQGSYQQSPHVIPQQFVTYVVNPSSFQTAQQHQQVAQQTRIRNGRQGSYRNDIFPVGASQMQVAAATGQPLLAPNPLQIMSPYGPAIHAQPFQAAPPFHQPYRFYETPQPGQIQYLAATPPSTTPSPGQPHQQYHPGPQPSPAGGGPPTYQTVHHQQPTPYPIPVPIVQQQVVPTLYQNMQSAPQQNHHQQNLHVMHVAQHPSAQ; this comes from the exons ATGAGCCGGCGCAACAAAACTCGCCCAGGGCCGGCCAG GTCCCAGCGGCAACGTTCGATTCAAGCCGAAGGCATTTACAACAATGCACCGTTCATGCATGCAGCCACATCACACGTAGGCAATCTCGTCCAGATCCAGACGCCAGCCGGCCACACATACGAAGGAGTGTTCAGAACATTTTCCTCACAGTTTCAG GTTGTGCTGGAAATGGCACATCGCGTTGAGATTGGTCCCGATCAGAAGCCAAAAATTAACGTCGACACGTTCGTGGACCGACTGATTTTCAAACCGCACGATATCGTAACGATCGTGGCAAAGGACGTCGATCCGGAGGACGCTACGAGGGATACGTTCAAAACCGATACGGCAATTTCGCGTTGCAACGGCACGAACTGGTTGGAGGATCGCGTGCTGGAACCGTGGGACGAAAGCGGCGACCTGAACGGTGAATCGCTCGAGCAGAGCCTCGAGCTCGACTCGAACGCGGATGGGTGGGATGTGAATGATATGTTCCTGAAGAACGAACAGGTGTACGGCGTGCAATCGACGTTCGACCAGTCCCTGTCCGGCTACACGGTGCAGATTCAGAAGAAAGACAGCGAAGAGTTTAAGGTGCAGGAGCAGGAGGCGGAAAAGATCGCCAACGAGATAGAGAACAACCCGGTGTACAAGGAGCGCATCGATATCGAGAACGGTGACGAGGAGGCCGCCTTTGCCGCCGTCATCCGCccgaacagcaacaacagcccgCAGCCCGCCGCCGGCGGCGTTGCGGATAAGAACTCGAAcagcgtcagcagcagcagcagtagcactaGTAGTAGCAGCGGCAACAGTAGTAACGCAGCGAACAGTAATAGTAACGGAAACAATAACCTAGCGAGCAATACGAACAATTcgaccaacaacaacagcagcagcaacagcagcagcagcagtagcacggGTCAGGCGATGCCCTCGAGCACGAAGTACGTCGTGCCGGCCAAGCGCAAACCCGGCCAGGCTGGCAAGCTGGTGCGAAGCACCCCTCCTCCCTTGGCCaacagtaataataataacggaGGCCCACCAGTAGTGacgacacagcagcagcagcagcagcagcaggtgcaggtgcagcaacaacagcagccacCAAGCCCGCAGGCTCCGCACAAAAACAGTTACGGACAGATGAtgtcccagcagcagcagcagcagcagcctccgCCAGGCAGTCAGCAACACGGAGGCGGTGCTGGTGGAGGTGGTATGGGTCATCCGCAGTACGGAATGCACCCGAACCAATCGCCTTACGGGCACGTgccgcaccagcagcaacagcagcagcctccGCCGCAGCACGGCCAGCCGCCGGTAATGAACTCGAATAAGATGAACGGCGACGGGCGGGGCGATATGGGCGGTGTCCCacccggcggtggtggtagtggcaaTATGAATGTAAATAGCAACCAAAAGCCTCTTCCACAGCGGGGAGTTCGCCAGTACGCGAACGCACCGGCACCGATGACGTACAGTGAGCCGCCGCCATCGCTTAACCCGCAGCAAATGGGTGGCCAGATGCAGCCCATGTCTACGAAGCCCCCGATGCACCTGGCGCATCCGCATCACGCCGTTGTGCCGCCGCACCTGCCGCCACCAACGGTGGTGCCGGCCGAGCACGTCGTGATGCAGCAGCATTCGATGGCGATGCCGCCGcccgttcagcagcagcagccaccgccgccccaacagcagcagcagcaggctcaGGTGCAGGCGCCACCGCCCCAACCCCAGCGCACGGTTGTCGTCCGAAATCGGGACATGGAAATCGACAATCTGCGCAAATTCAACCAAGACTTCAAACTGGCCCCTCCGCAGCAACAACCGCCTATGCCAAATGTTCACCAGCAGCCGCCTCCTCCggcgccgcagcagcagcagcagcaacagcagcagcaaggacCACCCTCGCACAACGTCGTGGTGCAGCAGGCGCCACCTCCCCAGCAGCAACCCGACCACTCGACGCCACCGTCGCTGGACAGTTCGCCCCCGCTGGTCAACAGTCAGCAGCAGGGCAAGATGGTGGTACCATCGCCCCACAGCGAGCCACCGCCCCAGCAGGCGCCACTGAATCAGCAGCAAAATCAAGCCTCCCAGACCGCCTCGGGTATGGTGGTTGTGCCGGCCCAGCTGGCCTCCCAATCGCCGCACCTtgtgcagcagccgccgccaccggTCGTGCAGCAACCGCCACCGCAGCAAGGCCAACAGCCGCCAGTAGTGGTCGGCGGCGGCTCGCCGCCCcaggcccagcagcagcaaccgaatCACGTCACCCCTACCGGTGCCCCTGCAACCGGCCCTGGCAGTCAAAATGCGGCCGCTGGCAGCACCGTTCCGTCGGGCGGTGCACCGAACGGCAATGCGAACGGTGTCGGTACTCCGGACGGAACGTCCGCGAACGGAAATGCGAGCGGGGAGCCGAAACCAGGCACAGCCACTAAGAAAGTGTTCACGTTGAACCCGGCGGCGAAACCGTTTACGCCGCGCAGTCCAAGCACTCCCAATCCGTCACG CCCGCACACACCACAAACGCCGGGCCCGGCTGCGATAACCCAGGGCTCGTACCAGCAGTCACCGCACGTCATTCCGCAACAGTTCGTGACGTACGTGGTGAATCCGTCCTCATTCCAAACcgcccagcagcaccagcaagtGGCCCAACAGACGCGCATCCGCAATGGCCGACAAGGTAGCTACCGGAATGACATTT TTCCAGTCGGTGCATCGCAGATGCAGGTAGCGGCCGCAACTGGGCAGCCACTGCTGGCGCCTAACCCGCTGCAAATAATGTCTCCGTACGGGCCGGCGATCCACGCGCAACCCTTCCAGGCGGCGCCACCGTTCCATCAGCCGTACCGCTTCTACGAAACGCCCCAGCCGGGCCAGATCCAGTATCTGGCCGCGACCCCGCCATCCACGACGCCCTCGCCCGGCCAGCCGCACCAGCAGTACCATCCGGGTCCGCAGCCTTCGCCGGCTGGCGGTGGCCCACCGACCTACCAGACGGTGCACCATCAGCAACCGACACCGTACCCGATCCCGGTCCCCATCGTACAGCAGCAGGTAGTGCCGACGCTCTACCAAAATATGCAGTCCGCACCGCAACagaaccaccaccagcagaacCTGCACGTGATGCACGTGGCCCAGCACCCGTCGGCACAGTAG
- the LOC11176108 gene encoding ataxin-2 homolog isoform X7, whose product MSRRNKTRPGPARSQRQRSIQAEGIYNNAPFMHAATSHVGNLVQIQTPAGHTYEGVFRTFSSQFQVVLEMAHRVEIGPDQKPKINVDTFVDRLIFKPHDIVTIVAKDVDPEDATRDTFKTDTAISRCNGTNWLEDRVLEPWDESGDLNGESLEQSLELDSNADGWDVNDMFLKNEQVYGVQSTFDQSLSGYTVQIQKKDSEEFKVQEQEAEKIANEIENNPVYKERIDIENGDEEAAFAAVIRPNSNNSPQPAAGGVADKNSNSVSSSSSSTSSSSGNSSNAANSNSNGNNNLASNTNNSTNNNSSSNSSSSSSTGQAMPSSTKYVVPAKRKPGQAGKLVRSTPPPLANSNNNNGGPPVVTTQQQQQQQQVQVQQQQQPPSPQAPHKNSYGQMMSQQQQQQQPPPGSQQHGGGAGGGGMGHPQYGMHPNQSPYGHVPHQQQQQQPPPQHGQPPVMNSNKMNGDGRGDMGGVPPGGGGSGNMNVNSNQKPLPQRGVRQYANAPAPMTYSEPPPSLNPQQMGGQMQPMSTKPPMHLAHPHHAVVPPHLPPPTVVPAEHVVMQQHSMAMPPPVQQQQPPPPQQQQQQAQVQAPPPQPQRTVVVRNRDMEIDNLRKFNQDFKLAPPQQQPPMPNVHQQPPPPAPQQQQQQQQQQGPPSHNVVVQQAPPPQQQPDHSTPPSLDSSPPLVNSQQQGKMVVPSPHSEPPPQQAPLNQQQNQASQTASGMVVVPAQLASQSPHLVQQPPPPVVQQPPPQQGQQPPVVVGGGSPPQAQQQQPNHVTPTGAPATGPGSQNAAAGSTVPSGGAPNGNANGVGTPDGTSANGNASGEPKPGTATKKVFTLNPAAKPFTPRSPSTPNPSRPHTPQTPGPAAITQGSYQQSPHVIPQQFVTYVVNPSSFQTAQQHQQVAQQTRIRNGRQVPVGASQMQVAAATGQPLLAPNPLQIMSPYGPAIHAQPFQAAPPFHQPYRFYETPQPGQIQYLAATPPSTTPSPGQPHQQYHPGPQPSPAGGGPPTYQTVHHQQPTPYPIPVPIVQQQVVPTLYQNMQSAPQQNHHQQNLHVMHVAQHPSAQ is encoded by the exons ATGAGCCGGCGCAACAAAACTCGCCCAGGGCCGGCCAG GTCCCAGCGGCAACGTTCGATTCAAGCCGAAGGCATTTACAACAATGCACCGTTCATGCATGCAGCCACATCACACGTAGGCAATCTCGTCCAGATCCAGACGCCAGCCGGCCACACATACGAAGGAGTGTTCAGAACATTTTCCTCACAGTTTCAG GTTGTGCTGGAAATGGCACATCGCGTTGAGATTGGTCCCGATCAGAAGCCAAAAATTAACGTCGACACGTTCGTGGACCGACTGATTTTCAAACCGCACGATATCGTAACGATCGTGGCAAAGGACGTCGATCCGGAGGACGCTACGAGGGATACGTTCAAAACCGATACGGCAATTTCGCGTTGCAACGGCACGAACTGGTTGGAGGATCGCGTGCTGGAACCGTGGGACGAAAGCGGCGACCTGAACGGTGAATCGCTCGAGCAGAGCCTCGAGCTCGACTCGAACGCGGATGGGTGGGATGTGAATGATATGTTCCTGAAGAACGAACAGGTGTACGGCGTGCAATCGACGTTCGACCAGTCCCTGTCCGGCTACACGGTGCAGATTCAGAAGAAAGACAGCGAAGAGTTTAAGGTGCAGGAGCAGGAGGCGGAAAAGATCGCCAACGAGATAGAGAACAACCCGGTGTACAAGGAGCGCATCGATATCGAGAACGGTGACGAGGAGGCCGCCTTTGCCGCCGTCATCCGCccgaacagcaacaacagcccgCAGCCCGCCGCCGGCGGCGTTGCGGATAAGAACTCGAAcagcgtcagcagcagcagcagtagcactaGTAGTAGCAGCGGCAACAGTAGTAACGCAGCGAACAGTAATAGTAACGGAAACAATAACCTAGCGAGCAATACGAACAATTcgaccaacaacaacagcagcagcaacagcagcagcagcagtagcacggGTCAGGCGATGCCCTCGAGCACGAAGTACGTCGTGCCGGCCAAGCGCAAACCCGGCCAGGCTGGCAAGCTGGTGCGAAGCACCCCTCCTCCCTTGGCCaacagtaataataataacggaGGCCCACCAGTAGTGacgacacagcagcagcagcagcagcagcaggtgcaggtgcagcaacaacagcagccacCAAGCCCGCAGGCTCCGCACAAAAACAGTTACGGACAGATGAtgtcccagcagcagcagcagcagcagcctccgCCAGGCAGTCAGCAACACGGAGGCGGTGCTGGTGGAGGTGGTATGGGTCATCCGCAGTACGGAATGCACCCGAACCAATCGCCTTACGGGCACGTgccgcaccagcagcaacagcagcagcctccGCCGCAGCACGGCCAGCCGCCGGTAATGAACTCGAATAAGATGAACGGCGACGGGCGGGGCGATATGGGCGGTGTCCCacccggcggtggtggtagtggcaaTATGAATGTAAATAGCAACCAAAAGCCTCTTCCACAGCGGGGAGTTCGCCAGTACGCGAACGCACCGGCACCGATGACGTACAGTGAGCCGCCGCCATCGCTTAACCCGCAGCAAATGGGTGGCCAGATGCAGCCCATGTCTACGAAGCCCCCGATGCACCTGGCGCATCCGCATCACGCCGTTGTGCCGCCGCACCTGCCGCCACCAACGGTGGTGCCGGCCGAGCACGTCGTGATGCAGCAGCATTCGATGGCGATGCCGCCGcccgttcagcagcagcagccaccgccgccccaacagcagcagcagcaggctcaGGTGCAGGCGCCACCGCCCCAACCCCAGCGCACGGTTGTCGTCCGAAATCGGGACATGGAAATCGACAATCTGCGCAAATTCAACCAAGACTTCAAACTGGCCCCTCCGCAGCAACAACCGCCTATGCCAAATGTTCACCAGCAGCCGCCTCCTCCggcgccgcagcagcagcagcagcaacagcagcagcaaggacCACCCTCGCACAACGTCGTGGTGCAGCAGGCGCCACCTCCCCAGCAGCAACCCGACCACTCGACGCCACCGTCGCTGGACAGTTCGCCCCCGCTGGTCAACAGTCAGCAGCAGGGCAAGATGGTGGTACCATCGCCCCACAGCGAGCCACCGCCCCAGCAGGCGCCACTGAATCAGCAGCAAAATCAAGCCTCCCAGACCGCCTCGGGTATGGTGGTTGTGCCGGCCCAGCTGGCCTCCCAATCGCCGCACCTtgtgcagcagccgccgccaccggTCGTGCAGCAACCGCCACCGCAGCAAGGCCAACAGCCGCCAGTAGTGGTCGGCGGCGGCTCGCCGCCCcaggcccagcagcagcaaccgaatCACGTCACCCCTACCGGTGCCCCTGCAACCGGCCCTGGCAGTCAAAATGCGGCCGCTGGCAGCACCGTTCCGTCGGGCGGTGCACCGAACGGCAATGCGAACGGTGTCGGTACTCCGGACGGAACGTCCGCGAACGGAAATGCGAGCGGGGAGCCGAAACCAGGCACAGCCACTAAGAAAGTGTTCACGTTGAACCCGGCGGCGAAACCGTTTACGCCGCGCAGTCCAAGCACTCCCAATCCGTCACG CCCGCACACACCACAAACGCCGGGCCCGGCTGCGATAACCCAGGGCTCGTACCAGCAGTCACCGCACGTCATTCCGCAACAGTTCGTGACGTACGTGGTGAATCCGTCCTCATTCCAAACcgcccagcagcaccagcaagtGGCCCAACAGACGCGCATCCGCAATGGCCGACAAG TTCCAGTCGGTGCATCGCAGATGCAGGTAGCGGCCGCAACTGGGCAGCCACTGCTGGCGCCTAACCCGCTGCAAATAATGTCTCCGTACGGGCCGGCGATCCACGCGCAACCCTTCCAGGCGGCGCCACCGTTCCATCAGCCGTACCGCTTCTACGAAACGCCCCAGCCGGGCCAGATCCAGTATCTGGCCGCGACCCCGCCATCCACGACGCCCTCGCCCGGCCAGCCGCACCAGCAGTACCATCCGGGTCCGCAGCCTTCGCCGGCTGGCGGTGGCCCACCGACCTACCAGACGGTGCACCATCAGCAACCGACACCGTACCCGATCCCGGTCCCCATCGTACAGCAGCAGGTAGTGCCGACGCTCTACCAAAATATGCAGTCCGCACCGCAACagaaccaccaccagcagaacCTGCACGTGATGCACGTGGCCCAGCACCCGTCGGCACAGTAG